The Deinococcus sonorensis KR-87 genome includes a window with the following:
- a CDS encoding ABC-F family ATP-binding cassette domain-containing protein → MSWILNGVAKGYGDDVVFEDVSLELAPGQRLALIGENGSGKSTLLRLLAGLDLPDAGTVRLDSRPALLTQTNDTGRGRLLEAVTPPDLRGAQVAFARATEGLATGTPEALERFSAAEEQYRQLGGYDWEGRAASVLSGLGLDPQADAARLSGGQARRLMLARLLLAPADLYLLDEPTNHLDAASTEWLEHWLRASSAAFVIASHDRAFLDAVAGQVAELERGQLTLYPGTYTAAMQLKATLRAAQARDHAAYQRQRSALEEEARRRQSKAHSANTFNPKRARDNDKFLANHKAQVTQNVNASQARALERRMERLTVIEKPFDDHRRLRLDLPDALPGPAEVLRIRNLMVERGGRAVINGLSLDVRRGERLALVGPNGSGKSTLLAAVRGALPYGGELQLGQGLQLAWAGQHGEELAGLHTLADALLDANVQLTPHQLYEIAAQVGLPPDPTFPLSGLSGGQRTRLTLARLGVTRAQLLLLDEPTNHLDVRAIEALEQLLLDFPGTVLLASHDRRLVERVATRRLELGA, encoded by the coding sequence GTGAGCTGGATATTGAATGGTGTCGCCAAGGGGTACGGCGACGATGTGGTTTTTGAGGATGTTTCCCTGGAGCTGGCTCCCGGCCAGCGGCTGGCCCTGATCGGCGAGAACGGCAGCGGCAAGAGCACCCTGCTGCGGCTGCTGGCGGGTCTGGACCTGCCGGACGCTGGCACGGTACGCCTGGACAGCCGCCCCGCGCTGCTGACCCAGACCAACGACACGGGCCGTGGGCGCCTGCTGGAGGCCGTGACACCGCCGGACCTGCGCGGGGCTCAGGTGGCCTTCGCCCGGGCCACTGAAGGGCTGGCGACTGGCACTCCAGAAGCGCTGGAGCGCTTTTCGGCGGCCGAGGAACAGTACCGGCAGCTGGGCGGCTACGACTGGGAGGGTCGGGCGGCCAGCGTGCTCAGCGGCCTGGGCCTGGACCCGCAGGCCGACGCGGCCCGGCTGTCCGGCGGGCAGGCCCGGCGGCTGATGCTGGCGCGGCTGCTGCTGGCCCCGGCGGACCTCTACCTGCTGGACGAGCCCACCAACCACCTGGACGCGGCCTCCACTGAATGGCTGGAACACTGGCTGCGCGCGTCCTCTGCGGCCTTCGTGATCGCCAGCCACGACCGGGCCTTTCTGGACGCGGTGGCGGGGCAGGTGGCGGAACTGGAGCGCGGTCAGCTGACGCTCTACCCCGGCACCTACACGGCGGCCATGCAGCTGAAGGCCACCCTGCGGGCGGCCCAGGCCCGCGATCACGCGGCCTACCAGCGGCAACGCTCCGCGCTGGAGGAAGAGGCGAGGCGCCGGCAGAGCAAGGCCCACAGCGCCAACACCTTCAACCCCAAGCGAGCGCGCGACAACGACAAGTTTCTGGCCAACCACAAGGCCCAGGTCACCCAGAACGTGAACGCCAGTCAGGCCCGGGCGCTGGAACGGCGGATGGAGCGGCTCACGGTGATCGAGAAGCCCTTCGACGACCACCGCCGGCTGCGGCTGGACCTGCCGGACGCACTGCCGGGGCCGGCCGAGGTGCTGCGGATCCGGAACCTGATGGTGGAGCGCGGCGGCAGGGCCGTCATCAATGGGCTGAGCCTGGATGTGCGCCGAGGCGAGCGGCTGGCGCTGGTGGGGCCCAACGGCAGCGGCAAGAGCACCCTGCTGGCGGCGGTGCGCGGCGCGCTCCCGTATGGCGGCGAGCTGCAGCTGGGCCAGGGTCTGCAGCTGGCCTGGGCCGGTCAGCACGGGGAGGAGCTGGCGGGCCTGCACACCCTGGCGGACGCGCTGCTGGACGCCAATGTGCAGCTCACGCCGCACCAGCTGTACGAGATCGCCGCCCAGGTGGGGCTGCCGCCCGACCCGACCTTTCCGCTCTCCGGCCTGTCGGGCGGGCAACGCACCCGGCTCACGCTGGCCCGGCTGGGCGTGACCCGCGCCCAGCTGCTGCTGCTGGACGAGCCCACCAACCATCTGGACGTGCGCGCCATTGAGGCGCTGGAGCAGCTGCTGCTGGACTTTCCCGGCACGGTGCTGCTGGCCAGCCACGACCGGCGGCTGGTGGAGCGGGTGGCGACCCGGCGGCTGGAGCTGGGGGCCTGA
- a CDS encoding HNH endonuclease produces the protein MADQVLSYLEMCQREGISLQRGMNFQVRGGHSVVLMSLQPGAPYRDRRTDDGTVLLYEGHDAPRRHGAPDPKTVDQPGQVPGGRPTENGKFYAAAMSARHGLTPPDRVRVYEKLRAGVWAYNGLFHLMDAALQHDGRRHVYVFRLELAPEEEPGDVQPRLTEPRRIIPTHVKVEVYQRDGGRCVVCGSTVNLHFDHVLPYAKGGSSDTAANVQLLCATHNLAKGDRLQ, from the coding sequence ATGGCGGATCAGGTGCTGAGTTATCTCGAGATGTGTCAGCGCGAAGGCATCAGCCTGCAACGCGGGATGAATTTCCAGGTGCGCGGCGGCCACTCGGTGGTCCTGATGTCGCTGCAGCCAGGCGCGCCGTACCGGGACCGGCGGACAGATGACGGCACGGTGCTGCTGTACGAGGGACATGACGCGCCCCGCAGGCACGGCGCACCGGACCCCAAGACCGTGGATCAGCCGGGACAGGTTCCTGGCGGTCGGCCCACGGAGAATGGGAAGTTCTACGCGGCGGCCATGAGCGCCCGCCATGGTCTGACACCTCCGGACCGGGTGCGGGTCTACGAGAAGCTGCGGGCGGGGGTCTGGGCCTACAACGGTCTGTTTCACCTGATGGATGCGGCGCTCCAGCATGACGGAAGGCGCCACGTCTACGTCTTCCGGCTGGAACTGGCCCCGGAGGAGGAACCCGGCGACGTCCAGCCCCGCCTCACCGAACCGAGGCGCATCATCCCCACCCACGTCAAGGTGGAGGTCTACCAGCGCGACGGTGGCCGCTGTGTCGTGTGTGGCAGCACGGTCAACCTGCACTTTGACCATGTGCTCCCGTATGCCAAGGGTGGCTCCTCCGACACGGCCGCCAACGTCCAGTTGCTGTGCGCCACGCACAACCTGGCCAAGGGCGATCGCCTGCAGTAA
- a CDS encoding ATP-binding cassette domain-containing protein: protein MSQVLVQLQEVTVRRGEQRVGPFTFELCVGDAWLLTGPNGGGKSTLLGLLAGTLSPASGERRYFLDGQWRTSAVRARRALATVSPDQEAWFLTRDWVQTVQDVLLAAWEGDTLRLWEPDAAALARLSEVVDLTGVAPLLQRDFRTLSHGQRRRVLLARALMPHPLALLLDEFTDGLSPAARAELGALLEQVAARGVALVLATHHPREAPALAWRTLELGGAGEATPEAARARRLPTPAAPVLGSPLVTLDQVSVYRNGHHALGPLSWQWREGQHWLVTGANGAGKSTLARLVAGDFFPARGGTVQRHFLPRDLLSERRRHIGIVGAELGIRGRRGWTGEQVIASAFGGTEGFAEPVTPEQQQRVEQVAADLGVLPLLARSADTLSQGQLGRLLLARAVVHRPRLLILDEGLNFLDRSAQRRLQALLPDLMAGGTHLMVIAHRDSDVVPGLTDHLQLEAGQVVGAQMKPLGRV, encoded by the coding sequence GTGAGTCAGGTGCTGGTGCAATTGCAGGAGGTGACGGTACGGCGGGGAGAGCAGCGCGTCGGTCCTTTCACATTCGAGCTGTGTGTGGGAGACGCCTGGCTGCTGACCGGGCCCAACGGAGGCGGCAAAAGCACGCTGCTGGGGCTGCTGGCCGGCACGCTCAGTCCCGCCAGTGGCGAGCGCCGCTACTTTCTGGACGGCCAGTGGCGCACCTCGGCCGTGCGGGCCAGGCGGGCCTTGGCCACGGTCAGCCCGGACCAGGAGGCGTGGTTTCTGACCCGCGACTGGGTGCAGACGGTGCAGGACGTGCTGCTGGCCGCCTGGGAGGGCGACACGTTGCGGCTGTGGGAGCCGGACGCGGCGGCGCTGGCACGGCTGTCGGAAGTGGTGGATCTGACAGGCGTAGCCCCGTTGCTGCAGCGCGACTTCCGGACCCTCTCGCACGGGCAGCGCCGGCGGGTGCTGCTGGCGCGCGCCTTGATGCCGCACCCTCTGGCCCTGCTGCTGGATGAGTTCACCGATGGCCTGTCCCCCGCGGCCCGCGCGGAGCTGGGGGCCCTGCTGGAGCAGGTGGCGGCGCGCGGTGTGGCGCTGGTGCTGGCCACCCACCACCCCCGGGAGGCCCCAGCCCTGGCGTGGCGGACACTGGAGCTGGGCGGGGCAGGGGAGGCTACGCCGGAGGCAGCCCGGGCGCGCCGCCTCCCGACCCCAGCTGCCCCGGTCCTGGGCTCGCCGCTGGTGACGCTTGATCAGGTGTCGGTGTACCGCAACGGCCACCACGCCCTGGGGCCGCTCAGCTGGCAGTGGCGTGAGGGGCAGCACTGGCTGGTGACCGGCGCGAACGGGGCCGGCAAGAGCACCCTGGCGCGGCTGGTGGCCGGAGACTTCTTCCCGGCGCGGGGCGGCACGGTGCAGCGGCACTTCCTGCCGCGCGACCTGCTGAGCGAGCGGCGGCGGCACATCGGCATCGTGGGGGCGGAGCTGGGCATCCGGGGCCGGCGTGGCTGGACCGGCGAGCAGGTGATCGCCTCGGCGTTCGGCGGCACCGAGGGTTTCGCGGAGCCGGTCACGCCAGAGCAGCAGCAGCGGGTGGAGCAGGTGGCCGCCGACCTGGGGGTGCTCCCATTGCTGGCCAGATCGGCTGACACGCTCTCCCAGGGCCAGCTGGGCCGGCTGCTGCTGGCCCGCGCGGTGGTGCACCGGCCGCGCCTGCTGATTCTGGACGAGGGACTGAACTTTCTGGACCGCTCGGCGCAGCGGCGTCTGCAGGCCCTGCTGCCGGACCTGATGGCCGGCGGCACCCACCTGATGGTGATTGCGCACCGGGACAGCGACGTGGTGCCGGGGCTGACCGACCACCTGCAGCTGGAGGCCGGTCAGGTGGTCGGTGCACAGATGAAGCCGCTCGGAAGGGTCTGA
- a CDS encoding DUF429 domain-containing protein encodes MQYIGLDLAWSSKNPTGAAVLSGDRTGAVLTETRLLGSDDEVLDFVAAQAPAGPCLIAVDAPLAVPNLTAQRPGELALARVFGGYQAGAHPANREHLTRYNGGQIRGEVLVERLARLGFVHDPAQVQQDEPRAVVEVYPHPAMVALFGLTRTLKYKRKRQELARMHEDWATYHTHLARLDRAEPPLSGLEPLLAHDPAALKGRQLKNHEDQVDAVMCAYIALYAHRFPERCELFGTLDAGYILTPTLKERWRVKVS; translated from the coding sequence ATGCAGTACATCGGACTGGACCTGGCGTGGTCGTCCAAGAATCCCACCGGAGCCGCCGTACTGAGCGGCGACCGTACCGGAGCCGTGCTGACCGAAACCCGGCTGCTGGGCAGCGACGACGAGGTGCTGGACTTCGTGGCGGCTCAGGCGCCGGCCGGGCCGTGCCTGATCGCGGTGGACGCGCCGCTGGCGGTGCCGAACCTGACGGCCCAGCGGCCGGGAGAGCTGGCGCTGGCCCGGGTGTTCGGGGGTTATCAGGCGGGGGCGCACCCGGCCAACCGCGAGCACCTCACCCGCTACAACGGTGGCCAGATCCGGGGCGAGGTGCTGGTGGAGCGGCTGGCCCGGCTGGGCTTCGTCCACGACCCGGCCCAGGTGCAGCAGGACGAGCCCAGGGCCGTGGTGGAGGTCTACCCGCACCCGGCCATGGTGGCGCTGTTCGGGCTGACCCGGACCCTGAAATACAAACGCAAGCGGCAGGAGCTGGCCCGGATGCACGAGGACTGGGCGACGTACCACACCCACCTGGCCCGGCTGGACCGCGCCGAGCCGCCACTGAGCGGGCTGGAGCCGCTGCTGGCCCACGACCCGGCCGCCCTGAAGGGCCGCCAGCTCAAGAATCACGAGGATCAGGTGGACGCCGTGATGTGCGCCTACATCGCCCTGTACGCCCACCGCTTCCCGGAGCGCTGCGAGCTGTTCGGAACGCTGGACGCCGGCTACATCCTGACCCCGACCCTGAAAGAGCGCTGGAGGGTAAAGGTCTCATAA
- a CDS encoding aldo/keto reductase family protein, translated as MEYRNLGRSGLRVSEVSLGGWVTFGHSVNDQQMVRDIVLKAYEQGVNFFDQADVYARGKSEEMMGAVLRELPRHTLVISSKVYWPMSDDVNDRGLSRKHILESIDKSLRRLGTDYLDIYFAHRYDDTVPMEEIVMAFDQVVRSGKAMYWGTSMWPAARIAQAVEFARAHGLHAPVTEQPEYSMIRRERVEKEILPYTEPAGVGLVVWSPLAEGLLTGKYDDGKPAGARLTENSNSGKSFLTDQNIQRVRNLKPVADDLGITRAQLALAWILRQPGVSSVITGATRVQQIEDTVKAAGVHLSSDVVARIEEILS; from the coding sequence ATGGAATACAGGAACCTGGGCAGGAGCGGGTTGAGGGTCAGTGAAGTGTCGCTGGGCGGCTGGGTCACCTTCGGGCACAGCGTCAACGACCAGCAGATGGTGCGCGACATCGTCCTGAAGGCCTACGAGCAGGGCGTGAACTTCTTCGATCAGGCCGACGTGTATGCGCGCGGCAAGAGCGAGGAGATGATGGGCGCGGTGCTGCGTGAGCTGCCGCGCCACACCCTGGTCATCAGCAGCAAGGTCTACTGGCCGATGAGCGACGACGTCAACGACCGGGGCCTGAGCCGCAAGCACATCCTGGAGAGCATCGACAAGAGCCTGAGGCGCCTGGGCACCGACTACCTCGACATCTACTTCGCGCACCGCTATGACGACACGGTGCCGATGGAGGAGATCGTGATGGCCTTCGATCAGGTGGTGCGCAGTGGCAAGGCCATGTACTGGGGCACCAGCATGTGGCCGGCGGCGCGCATCGCCCAGGCGGTGGAGTTTGCCAGAGCCCACGGCCTGCACGCCCCGGTCACCGAGCAGCCGGAGTACAGCATGATCCGCCGCGAGCGCGTGGAGAAGGAGATCCTGCCATACACCGAGCCGGCGGGCGTGGGTCTGGTGGTCTGGAGTCCGCTGGCCGAGGGGCTGCTGACCGGTAAGTACGACGACGGCAAGCCCGCCGGGGCACGCCTGACCGAGAACAGCAACTCGGGCAAGAGCTTCCTGACCGATCAGAACATCCAGCGGGTCCGCAACCTCAAGCCGGTGGCCGACGACCTGGGCATCACCCGCGCCCAGCTGGCGCTGGCCTGGATTCTGCGGCAGCCGGGCGTGAGCAGCGTCATCACCGGCGCCACCCGCGTGCAGCAGATCGAGGACACGGTCAAGGCGGCCGGCGTGCACCTCAGCAGTGACGTGGTGGCCCGCATCGAAGAGATCCTGTCGTAA
- a CDS encoding ABC transporter ATP-binding protein: MTRSPAPAPAIFTEHLRKVYKGRAVVQDLSLTVGEGEVFGFLGPNGAGKSTTVKMLLGLVMPTSGEVRVLGGSPQDPEIRRQLGFLPEQFRFQNWMTAQEFLQFHARLAGMPHDAAQRRIPEVLELVGLGGRGGETLNGYSKGMLQRAGLAQAILARPRLVFLDEPTSALDPIGRVEVREIITALKAEGVAVFLNSHLLSEVEQVCDHVAFVNRGEVLRQGSVRTLLGAELQVEVRVSQLSPGLLQRLGQLGSVQVLEPAEGQWPGLHLVVPGEAAVPQVARLVAEAGADLYALNPHHNDLESLFLNLIEHAGEAQARPEPVAAASGRGGR; this comes from the coding sequence ATGACGCGATCACCAGCCCCAGCACCGGCCATCTTTACCGAGCATCTGCGCAAGGTCTACAAGGGCCGAGCGGTGGTTCAGGACCTGTCGCTCACCGTGGGCGAAGGCGAGGTTTTCGGCTTTCTGGGGCCCAACGGCGCTGGCAAGAGCACCACCGTCAAGATGCTGCTGGGACTGGTGATGCCCACCAGCGGCGAGGTGCGGGTGCTGGGCGGCTCGCCGCAGGACCCGGAAATCCGCCGACAGCTGGGCTTCCTGCCAGAACAGTTCCGCTTTCAGAACTGGATGACCGCCCAGGAGTTCCTGCAGTTCCATGCCCGGCTGGCCGGCATGCCGCACGACGCGGCGCAGCGGCGCATTCCGGAGGTGCTGGAACTGGTGGGGCTGGGCGGCCGCGGCGGCGAAACCCTGAACGGCTACAGCAAGGGCATGCTGCAGCGTGCCGGGCTGGCCCAGGCGATTCTGGCGCGGCCCCGGCTGGTGTTTCTGGACGAGCCGACCAGCGCCCTGGACCCGATCGGGCGGGTGGAAGTGCGCGAGATCATCACGGCGCTCAAGGCCGAGGGCGTGGCGGTGTTCCTGAATTCCCACCTGCTGAGCGAGGTGGAACAGGTCTGCGATCACGTGGCCTTCGTGAACCGGGGTGAGGTGCTGCGCCAGGGCTCGGTGCGGACATTGCTGGGGGCCGAGCTGCAGGTGGAGGTGCGGGTGTCACAGCTGAGCCCGGGCCTGCTGCAGCGGCTGGGCCAGCTGGGCAGCGTGCAGGTGCTGGAGCCGGCCGAAGGCCAGTGGCCCGGCCTGCATCTGGTGGTGCCGGGCGAGGCGGCGGTGCCGCAGGTGGCCCGGCTGGTGGCCGAGGCGGGCGCGGACCTGTACGCGCTCAATCCCCACCACAACGATCTGGAAAGCCTGTTTCTAAACCTGATTGAGCATGCCGGAGAAGCGCAGGCGCGGCCGGAGCCGGTGGCCGCCGCGTCCGGCAGAGGAGGCCGCTGA
- a CDS encoding ABC transporter permease, with translation MRNALLVAELSLREALRKRLVLLLVVLSALFIGFYLYGVWRLQGTLDARAVEAGLTTGPRRGLGGLPVASVTLFGMYLVYFLGSLMSVLSTVGAVSGDIESGVMQSIVSRPVTRPELVLGRWLGFTLVNVLYVALLSVALLVGVWVITGFSPPQPVQATLLILLGVALLSSLTVLGSTFFTTLSNGIGVFVFYGLGFTGGTLNSIAQIADTPVLSTLGRAANIVMPTNALWLGASYALQPDFLRQISSAARGANPFVSAFPVPWGMVVWTGVYALLALLLGMWNFRRRDL, from the coding sequence ATGAGGAACGCCCTGCTGGTGGCGGAGCTGAGCCTGAGAGAGGCGCTGAGAAAGCGGCTGGTGCTGCTGCTGGTGGTGCTGTCGGCCCTGTTTATCGGCTTCTACCTGTACGGCGTGTGGCGGCTGCAGGGCACGCTGGACGCCCGCGCCGTCGAGGCCGGACTCACGACCGGCCCGCGCCGGGGCCTGGGCGGGCTGCCGGTGGCCAGCGTGACGCTGTTCGGCATGTATCTGGTGTACTTCCTGGGGTCGCTGATGAGCGTGCTGAGCACGGTGGGCGCCGTCAGCGGCGACATCGAGAGCGGGGTGATGCAGAGCATTGTGTCGCGTCCGGTGACGCGTCCGGAGCTGGTGCTGGGCCGCTGGCTGGGCTTCACGCTGGTGAACGTCCTGTATGTGGCGCTGCTGTCGGTGGCGCTGCTGGTGGGGGTCTGGGTCATCACCGGGTTCTCGCCGCCGCAGCCGGTGCAGGCCACCCTGCTGATCCTGCTGGGCGTGGCGCTGCTGAGCAGCCTGACGGTGCTGGGCAGCACCTTCTTCACCACGCTGTCCAACGGCATCGGGGTGTTCGTGTTCTACGGCCTGGGCTTTACCGGCGGCACCCTCAACAGCATCGCCCAGATCGCCGACACGCCGGTGCTGAGCACGCTGGGCCGCGCGGCCAACATCGTGATGCCCACCAACGCGCTGTGGCTGGGCGCCAGTTACGCGCTCCAGCCGGACTTTCTGCGCCAGATCAGCTCGGCTGCCCGGGGCGCCAATCCCTTCGTGAGCGCCTTTCCCGTGCCGTGGGGCATGGTGGTCTGGACCGGGGTGTACGCCTTGCTGGCGCTGCTGCTGGGCATGTGGAACTTCCGTCGCCGCGACCTGTAA
- the hflX gene encoding GTPase HflX → MEKVHGNTSGLRPAQLKSLSNLYRRRLAPGTVSSPELARNLTELSHELRREISLLIDRRGRVLSVSVADAKAAELPPIRRGEERLSGFHLLHTHPKGGPLSKGDLSTLFLNRLDAVAAVEVRPDGLPGSVHVAHLTPPGTVGEEEDWRILPPRSAYDIEDFDLGAQVRALEEEIARAARVREAQPDKERAILVQIDRGEVDAEERLEELRELARTAGAEVVYQELVARRHLKPGTLVGVGKLEELTSRAYHLDAQTLVFGQELGAAQAREIEEVTGLKVIDRTQLILDIFALHAQGVESRLQVELAQLRYMKPRLLGAGARLSRIGGSAGSAAGGAIGTRGPGETKLELDRRRINDRISFLEKQLEQVSVRREERRKTRSRNDVPVVSIVGYTNAGKSTLLNSFTHAAEEPRKVLAENKLFATLRPTSRQGYLEGVGPVIYTDTVGFIRDLPHDLSRAFRSTLEEIGDADLLLHVVDGAQPGADTRYEAVRRILSDLELQDMPEVVALNKADAADPETLAREVERLHGLPVSAARGLGLDELRGELSDRLHRLAELQAAQAEEQRLDAERRKDELNRPSPRPSELAGQYPHD, encoded by the coding sequence ATCGAAAAAGTACATGGCAACACCTCCGGTCTGCGTCCGGCCCAGCTCAAGAGCCTGAGCAACCTGTACCGCCGCCGTCTGGCGCCCGGGACCGTCAGCAGTCCGGAACTGGCCCGCAACCTCACCGAGCTCAGCCATGAGCTGCGCCGCGAGATCAGCCTGCTGATCGACCGCCGGGGACGGGTGCTGAGCGTCAGCGTGGCCGACGCCAAGGCCGCCGAGCTGCCCCCGATCCGGCGCGGCGAGGAGCGCCTGTCGGGCTTCCACCTGCTGCACACCCATCCCAAGGGCGGCCCGCTGAGCAAGGGCGACCTGTCCACACTGTTCCTGAACCGCCTGGACGCGGTGGCGGCGGTGGAGGTGCGGCCGGACGGCCTGCCGGGCAGCGTGCACGTGGCACACCTGACCCCCCCCGGCACGGTGGGCGAGGAAGAGGACTGGCGCATTCTGCCGCCGCGCAGCGCCTACGACATTGAGGACTTTGATCTGGGCGCCCAGGTGCGGGCGCTGGAAGAAGAGATCGCGCGGGCCGCGCGGGTGCGTGAGGCCCAGCCGGACAAGGAGCGCGCCATTCTGGTGCAGATTGACCGGGGGGAGGTGGACGCCGAGGAGCGCCTGGAGGAACTCAGGGAACTGGCCCGTACCGCCGGGGCCGAGGTGGTGTATCAGGAGCTGGTGGCCCGCCGGCACCTGAAGCCCGGCACGCTGGTGGGCGTGGGCAAGCTGGAGGAACTGACCAGCCGCGCCTACCACCTGGACGCCCAGACGCTGGTGTTCGGGCAGGAACTGGGCGCCGCCCAGGCGCGCGAGATTGAGGAGGTCACCGGGCTGAAGGTCATTGACCGCACCCAGCTGATCCTGGACATCTTCGCGCTGCACGCCCAGGGCGTGGAGTCGCGGCTGCAGGTGGAACTGGCGCAGCTGCGCTACATGAAGCCCCGGCTGCTGGGCGCGGGCGCGCGGCTCTCGCGCATCGGCGGTTCGGCCGGCAGCGCGGCGGGCGGCGCCATCGGCACGCGCGGCCCCGGCGAGACCAAGCTGGAGCTGGACCGCCGCCGCATCAACGACCGCATCAGCTTCCTGGAAAAGCAGCTGGAACAGGTCTCGGTGCGCCGCGAGGAACGCCGCAAGACCCGCAGCCGCAACGACGTGCCGGTGGTGAGCATCGTGGGCTACACCAACGCCGGCAAGAGCACGCTGCTCAACAGCTTCACCCACGCCGCCGAGGAACCGCGGAAGGTGCTGGCCGAGAACAAGCTGTTCGCCACGCTGCGGCCCACCAGCCGTCAGGGCTACCTGGAGGGCGTGGGGCCGGTGATCTACACCGACACGGTGGGCTTCATCCGCGACCTGCCGCACGACCTGAGCCGCGCCTTCCGGTCCACCCTGGAGGAGATCGGCGACGCCGACCTGCTGCTGCACGTGGTGGACGGTGCCCAGCCGGGCGCCGACACCCGCTACGAGGCCGTGCGTCGCATCCTGAGCGACCTGGAGCTGCAGGACATGCCGGAGGTGGTGGCGCTCAACAAGGCCGACGCCGCTGACCCCGAGACGCTGGCCCGTGAGGTGGAGCGGCTGCACGGCCTGCCGGTCAGCGCTGCCAGGGGGCTGGGGCTGGACGAGCTGCGCGGCGAGCTGAGCGACCGCCTGCACCGGCTGGCCGAGCTGCAGGCGGCGCAGGCGGAGGAACAGCGCCTCGATGCCGAGCGGCGTAAAGACGAGCTGAACCGGCCTTCACCCCGCCCATCCGAGCTGGCCGGACAATACCCGCATGATTGA
- a CDS encoding sugar ABC transporter permease, translating to MTAQPSTDTHDTSQVYIHREPSALRKAVPWIVTAVIVLALIYLGSVLVHSMQGRPPSFTIYTVKGGWIRFLLFLLAAAGVLSLTSLVGQRYGQRVTGRRIKYWEVLGDQLTHLFLILVVLVAIYPLFYVLLAAFDPKNSLFAFPDFSNPNILYRSGLLPRLSGLTWENFGKLFDGVTIPAWQIAVAVLGGVALGGLLVMVLMERARGDATGLERPRSWATRLLIAALVVLAIFITPAQFQGQGNESKFLLSVRNTLVVSGMTGLLAILLSTTAGYAMARLRFPGRFQTLLFFIFVQMFPVFLALVAIYTLLFTLGLTNSFTGLILAYSGGAIAFNTWIYKGYVESLPESLEEAALVDGATRWTAFTRVVLPLSGSMLVFIFLNQFIGTYAEFILANVLLTGVEKWTVGVMLRSFTSGQLSTKWGIFAAAATLGALPIVALFYGFQRYFVGGAVAGGVKE from the coding sequence ATGACCGCACAGCCGAGCACCGACACCCACGACACCTCCCAGGTCTACATTCACCGCGAGCCGTCCGCGCTGCGCAAGGCGGTGCCGTGGATCGTCACGGCCGTGATCGTGCTGGCGCTCATCTACCTGGGCTCCGTGCTGGTCCACAGCATGCAGGGCCGCCCGCCCAGCTTCACCATCTACACCGTCAAGGGCGGCTGGATCCGCTTCCTGCTGTTCCTGCTGGCTGCCGCCGGGGTGCTGTCGCTGACCAGTCTGGTGGGCCAGCGCTACGGGCAGCGCGTCACCGGCCGCCGCATCAAGTACTGGGAGGTGCTGGGCGACCAGCTCACGCACCTGTTCCTGATCCTGGTGGTGCTGGTCGCCATCTACCCGCTGTTCTACGTGCTGCTGGCCGCCTTCGATCCCAAGAACAGCCTGTTCGCGTTCCCGGATTTCTCGAACCCGAACATTCTGTACCGCTCGGGCCTGCTGCCGCGGCTGAGCGGCCTGACCTGGGAAAACTTCGGCAAGCTCTTTGACGGCGTCACCATTCCCGCGTGGCAGATCGCTGTGGCGGTGCTGGGCGGCGTGGCCCTGGGCGGCCTGCTGGTGATGGTGCTGATGGAGCGTGCGCGCGGCGACGCCACCGGCCTGGAGCGTCCGCGCAGCTGGGCCACCCGGCTGCTGATTGCGGCGCTGGTGGTGCTGGCCATCTTCATCACGCCGGCGCAGTTCCAGGGCCAGGGCAACGAGAGCAAGTTCCTGCTGTCGGTGCGCAACACGCTGGTGGTGTCGGGCATGACCGGCCTGCTGGCCATCCTGCTGTCCACCACCGCCGGCTACGCCATGGCGCGACTGCGCTTCCCGGGCCGCTTCCAGACGCTGCTGTTCTTCATCTTCGTGCAGATGTTCCCGGTGTTCCTGGCGCTGGTGGCCATCTATACCCTGCTGTTCACCCTGGGGCTGACCAACAGCTTCACCGGCCTGATCCTGGCGTACTCGGGCGGCGCCATCGCCTTCAACACCTGGATCTACAAGGGCTACGTGGAGAGCCTGCCGGAGAGCCTGGAGGAGGCCGCGCTGGTGGACGGCGCCACCCGCTGGACCGCCTTCACCCGCGTGGTGCTGCCGCTGTCCGGCAGCATGCTGGTGTTCATCTTCCTGAACCAGTTCATCGGCACCTACGCCGAGTTCATCCTGGCCAACGTGCTGCTGACCGGCGTGGAGAAGTGGACGGTGGGCGTGATGCTGCGCTCCTTCACCTCCGGGCAGCTGTCCACCAAGTGGGGCATCTTCGCGGCGGCGGCCACCCTGGGCGCCCTGCCGATCGTGGCGCTGTTCTACGGCTTCCAGCGCTACTTTGTGGGCGGCGCGGTGGCGGGCGGCGTCAAGGAATAA